In Syngnathoides biaculeatus isolate LvHL_M chromosome 5, ASM1980259v1, whole genome shotgun sequence, the following are encoded in one genomic region:
- the tnfb gene encoding tumor necrosis factor b (TNF superfamily, member 2): MVAYTSTPADVEAAEGLQNEKTVVVVEKRSYTAWMWKLSAALLVAALCLGTVLLFAWYWHGRPETTTVSVGPTQALVGDDENSDPHNTLKRISTKAKAAIHLEGIHEEGKSENEQLQWRNGQGQAFAQGGLTLQNNQIVVPHTGLYFVYSQASFRVSCRDNSGEEGLADASGKPLAPLSHRIWRYSDSVGRKTSLMSAVRSACQHSGSAEDEQRSKQSWYNALYLGAVFQLNKDDRLWTETNQLSELETDGGRTFFGVFAL; encoded by the exons ATGGTGGCATACACTTCGACGCCAGCCGACGTGGAGGCGGCAGAGGGCCTCCAGAACGAGAagacggtggtggtggtggagaagCGCTCGTACACGGCCTGGATGTGGAAGCTGTCGGCGGCCCTCCTGGTGGCCGCCCTTTGCCTGGGGACGGTGCTACTCTTCGCCTGGTACTGGCACGGACGACCCGAAACCACG ACGGTCTCGGTGGGCCCGACGCAAGCGCTGGTGGGCGACGACGAAAATTCAGATCCGCACAACACGCTGAAGAGGATCAGCACCAAAGCCAAGGCCGCCATTCATCTCGAAG GAATTCACGAGGAAGGCAAGAGCGAGAACGAGCAGCTACAGTGGCGCAACGGCCAGGGTCAGGCCTTCGCGCAGGGCGGCCTGACGCTGCAGAACAACCAGATCGTAGTCCCGCACACCGGCCTCTACTTCGTCTACAGCCAGGCATCCTTCCGCGTGTCCTGCAGAGACAACAGCGGCGAGGAAGGCCTGGCGGACGCTTCGGGGAAGCCCCTGGCCCCCCTGAGCCACCGCATTTGGCGCTACTCCGACTCGGTGGGCCGCAAGACCTCGCTGATGAGCGCCGTCCGCTCGGCGTGCCAGCACAGCGGCTCGGCCGAGGACGAGCAGCGCTCCAAGCAGAGCTGGTACAACGCCTTGTACCTGGGCGCCGTCTTCCAGCTCAACAAGGACGACCGGCTGTGGACCGAGACCAATCAGCTGTCCGAGCTGGAGACGGACGGGGGCAGGACCTTCTTCGGTGTCTTTGCCCTCTGA